The Croceibacterium sp. TMG7-5b_MA50 genome segment GGCAATGCGGGCTTTCTGGTTGGCGGCGTGCCGCGCGTCGCGGCCGTCCGCGAGCCAATGGAATCCGACTACCGAGACTTCTGGGAACTGCCCTACGACGAGGCGGTCAAGACGAAGCTCGCCTTCTGGTTCGCGCAGGCGCGATCGGTATTGGGCCTCATCCGCAACCTCACCGTTAACCGTCGGCGCGGCCTATCCGACATCCGGTTCGTCGCACGGGATGCCTCGGAAGCCCAGGTCGAGCAGATCGGCGGTCTCGATCCGGCCGGCATTCGCGAGCGTGCCCTCGAAGTCCAGAAGGCGATCTACTCGGTGGTGGCGGGACTGCGGCCGCCAAGCATCGAGAATCTGCCGCCCGCTGCGACAGCCCCCTACAATCCCTTTGAGGCGATCAGCCAGGTCGAGATTGAATGGAAGGGCGAGACCATCGCCCTCAGTCCGCTCGTCATGTTCGACGACGTCCACGCCCTCCATCCGAAGCAGCGCGACGGCCTGTTCGCCACGCTCGCCCGACGCGAGATCCGCTTCGGCCGATGGCTGATGATGCGGCTCGACGCCCTTAGCCCCGGCGCTGTCCTTGGCCAGCCCGGCGCGCAGGAAACACACAACCTCGCGACCGGCCGGGACTATGTCGAGATCAGGATGCAGGGCACCTCAGCGAGGGGCGCCGAGCGGCGCCAATTTCGGACCATGGCGCTCGATATGGCGAACCGGTACCTGCCATCTGTCCAGGTCCTTAAAAGTCGCGGCGCGACCGACTTCCAGGCTTTGCTGCCCGGTGAGGTCGGCACGATGACGGCGGCCCGGATCAAGGAGCTGGCCGGTCTGGCGAACAAGGATCAGCGCCGGCTCGAGATCACCGAGGCGCGGCGCCGCGAGCTAGAGGCGTTGGTGGACGAACATCTATCCGGCGCATCGTCACACGACCGGTCGGAAGAGCTGAGGCTAGCCATGACTCGGATCCTCATGCACCGCTATGCCAACCGGACGCAGCACCTAACTCCCTCTCTTTTCGAAGCCTTTGACCCGGATCCGAAGACGCCGATAAAGGTCAACGCCGGCGTCGCGGACGGTGCGAGGCTTCAGCTCCACCACGCCTACAAGCGGCCGCTTCACTTCGGCGTTGACGATCTCTGCGACGCGAGCAACGAGAACGCCGAGATCTTCCTCCAGTTCGCCGGAGCCCTAGTCGCCCGAATGGAGACGCGGGCGATCAGGAACCAGACGCCGGCGCTCACGGCATCGATGCAGGAGAGCGCTTTAGTCGAGAAGGCAAACGCGATCATGGACGGCTGGTCTTTCGCCTACGCCGCCAGGATTCGGAGGATGGTCGACGCTATCGCGAAGGAATGCGTGGAGGTCTCGCTCTCGCCGAACGCCCGTCTCGGTGCAGGCGCCAACGCAATCGCGATTCCCGAGGCCGAGATGCAGCAGCTTCTATCCAAAGAGGACGATCTCGCGATCTTGATGAAGCACGCGCTGGCCAACGGCACGATTGTGGTGACGCGCAATTATGGTCAGGGCGGCAAATCCTGGTGCCTGATCGAGCTGTCGGGCACCGTGTGTATCGCTTACGGGCTAACGCTGAAGCGCGGGGGGTTCCTCGAGAAGCGCCTCGCCTATCTACGCGAGGTCAGCGATTAGGATGGCAAGGGACCACTGGAGCAACTGCATCACCCACTTCGACGACGACGTCGGAGCGTTCGTGCGGGATTATTTCGCCGACCAAGGCAGGCGCTGCCTGCTCGTCGCCGCGGCCGGCTTCGACCCCAGATCGCAGGTCATCGCGAAGATGCTGTCCGAGACGCTGGGCGACCGGCTCGGCGCGCTCTTCATACGCGAGGAACGGGGGCGACCCGACGCGAACCTCATCGCCGACGCCGATGCGAACGAAGAGGCCCTCGCTGCGATCGTGCCGAACTATCGCGTTGAGCGGATCAACATATTCGGAGATGACGGCGCCGCCATCGGCGGCTCAAACGTCGCCGCCATGCTGTCGAAGACGGAGGTGGATCCCGCCACTACTGACGTCGTGCTGGACATGAGCGCACTCTCCATCGGTATCGGCTTCCCGGTCGCCAAGCTTCTACTCCTGGATTGCGAAGCCGCCGCGAACAGGGCATTTCACATTCTCATCGTCTCGAACCCCGAACTCGACGATCGGATTTCAAGCGAACCCGCCGAGCGCGCGATGCCGGTGAAGGGCTTCTCCGGTCAGGGCAGCCTCTCGCAGACGCTGAATCCGGCTCGCATCTGGATTCCCCAGCTCGCTCGGGGGCGCAAGGCTGCGCTGACGAACATCAGCCTGCAGGTCGGCGACTGCTACAAAGTCTGCCCGGTCCTTCCCTTCCCCGCCCGTGATCCGAGGCGGGCGGACGCGCTTGTCGGCGAATACGAGAACGAGCTCGTCAACGAGTGGCAGGTCGATCCCCGCGACCTGGTCTATGTGTCGGAGAGGAACCCGCTCGACAGCTACCGGACGATCTCGACGCTCAAGGAACGTTATGATCGCACCGTTGAGGGCACATACGAGCCGCTCGTCATCCTGTCTCCGATTGGCAGCAAGGTCATGGCGGCCGGTGCGTTGATGGCCGCAATCGAGCACGATCTGGCCGTCCAATACATCGAGACGGCACGTTACGAATTTGACGGCGCCGACCGTCGAGAAGATGACCCCAAGGACATGATCGTACACGTGCTACTCAGCGGGCCAGCATACGGTGACTACGGATGCGTCGCCTCCGCCGAACCAGAATGAGCCCGGTTTTCTCCGAAAAGCTCGACGGGCTCGACGATACCGTTCGACTGCTGAAGGCTTTCGACGCCGGCTCCATCTCGGGCGCACTCTCCGAAGGCCGCGGGCGTCATGCGCTGGCCGTCGGCTCGGGTGGATCTGCGATCGCCGCCAGCTTCCTGTCTCGATGCCGCGACACGCTAGGTCTCGGCCCAACGACCATCGAGACCCCGATGGATCTCGTTCTGGGCGGCTACGATCTCAGCGGCTCAGACGTCTGGCTGTTCAGCGCAGGTGCGGACAACGCCGACATCGTTGCAGCGGCGGTCTCGGCGCGTCAGCGGCGGTGCCGACGACTCCATATCGTAACGCGTGGGCCGTCAGGCGCTGCGGCCGAAATCGTGGCGGCCAGCGGTGGCACTGTCCATGCCGTGCCGGCGGCCACCATCCAAGACGGCTATCTCGCCACACATTCCATGATTGCAACCGTCGGCGCTCTCCTTTTGGCGTCGGATGCCGTGGCCCATGACGCACGCGGGCGTGACGAACTCGTGGCCGCCCTGCTTGTCGGGCTTGCCGAGAGCCGTACGGCGGCCGCCCGGTCGGCGATGGCCGAGCGCTTCGCCTCGCTCGGCCGTCGCGACACGATCCTGATCCTCGCGGACCCGCAATTAGGGCCCATTTCGACCCTGATCGACACGTCCATCTGGGAAGCATCCCTCTGCTCCGTCCAAAGGGTCGATTTCAGAAACTTTGCGCATGGACGGCACGGCTGGATCCATCATCGGGCGGACGAGACGCTAATCGTCGCGCTCACCGCCATGGAGACGCGGGAGGTCTGGGCGCCGATCGCCTCCGTGCTCCCGCCGACGATCCGGGTGCTTAGCTTCGACCTCGGCGATGGCGGACGTCTATCGAACGCCCTCGGCATCATCGATGGTCTCACGATGATCGAGGCAATGGGCCAAGCGGTCAGCGTAGACCCGGGAAAGCCCGGATATGGCCAGTTTGGGCCAGCGATCTACGACAATCGCTCGCTTGAGGCGGTCGCGAGCGGTATGCCGGCAAGCGTTCGTCACAAGCGCGCCGCAATGGCCCGCTCTGACGAGAGGGGTGCCGCACCGGATCCGCTCCTGATCCATGCCCGGAACCGTCTCGAAAAGCTTGTCGCCGCGACGATCGGTGGTCTCGTCTTCGATTATGACGGCACCCTCGTCGCCACGGCCGAACGGTTCTCCCCACCCAGGGCGGAGATCGTCGAGCAGCTCGTCAGGCTCGATGCGGCCGGTGTCAGGCTCGGCATCGCCACAGGTCGAGGCAACTCGGCGGGCAAAGATCTGCGGAAGGTGCTTCCGCCAGACATGCATCCTCGCGTAGTAGTAGGTTACTACAACGGCAGCCACGTCGTGCCGCTCGATGTGGACATCGAGCGCGAGCCGCCAATCGCAGATCCGATCATTGCTGCGACGGCCGACTGGTTGCGCTCGCACCAAGACCTGTTCGTCGCCTCGAACTATAAGGTGGGGCCGCTCCAGATCACAATCAACGCGGAGCTGCTTCGGCGCCCCTACCGGTTCCGGCGCGACATGGTTGAA includes the following:
- a CDS encoding HAD hydrolase family protein, whose product is MSPVFSEKLDGLDDTVRLLKAFDAGSISGALSEGRGRHALAVGSGGSAIAASFLSRCRDTLGLGPTTIETPMDLVLGGYDLSGSDVWLFSAGADNADIVAAAVSARQRRCRRLHIVTRGPSGAAAEIVAASGGTVHAVPAATIQDGYLATHSMIATVGALLLASDAVAHDARGRDELVAALLVGLAESRTAAARSAMAERFASLGRRDTILILADPQLGPISTLIDTSIWEASLCSVQRVDFRNFAHGRHGWIHHRADETLIVALTAMETREVWAPIASVLPPTIRVLSFDLGDGGRLSNALGIIDGLTMIEAMGQAVSVDPGKPGYGQFGPAIYDNRSLEAVASGMPASVRHKRAAMARSDERGAAPDPLLIHARNRLEKLVAATIGGLVFDYDGTLVATAERFSPPRAEIVEQLVRLDAAGVRLGIATGRGNSAGKDLRKVLPPDMHPRVVVGYYNGSHVVPLDVDIEREPPIADPIIAATADWLRSHQDLFVASNYKVGPLQITINAELLRRPYRFRRDMVECPLIQTGQVRVTGSGHSFDIIAATATKLRVVETIRNALSREKEILCFGDSGSRSGNDHALLSHPFGISVGEVCGAPNGCWSLFGDHPSGPDALLNALYALVPFPPDDGIRLDVHSMALDTPYANGT